Proteins from a genomic interval of Gossypium hirsutum isolate 1008001.06 chromosome A09, Gossypium_hirsutum_v2.1, whole genome shotgun sequence:
- the LOC107892131 gene encoding serine/threonine-protein kinase STY13, which produces MGSKNGFFSTQDFSIDAKWLIDPRQLFVGPKIGEGAHAKVYEGKYKNQTVAIKVVRRGETPEEIARREGRFAREVAMLSRVQHKNLVKFIGACKEPIMVIVTELLLGGTLRKYLLNMRPKCLDMRVVIGFALDIARAMECLHSHGVIHRDLKPENLILTEDHKTVKLADFGLAREESLTEMMTAETGTYRWMAPELYSTVTLRHGEKKHYNHKVDAYSFAIVLWELIHNKLPFEGMSNLQAAYAAAFKNVRPSADDLPEDLALIVTSCWQEDPNARPNFCQIIQMLLRYLSIISPVEQVMPPKRTTSENAVLPPESPGTSSLMGARDGVGETPKATEENRARGFFCFNWCC; this is translated from the exons ATGGGATCTAAAAATGGGTTTTTTTCAACTCAAGATTTCAGTATAGATGCTAAGTGGTTGATTGATCCTCGGCAGCTTTTTGTTGGTCCCAAGATTGGAGAAGGTGCTCATGCTAAGGTTTATGAAGGAAA aTATAAAAATCAGACAGTTGCCATTAAAGTTGTTAGAAGAGGCGAAACCCCTGAAGAGATTGCAAGAAGAGAAGGAAGGTTTGCTAGGGAAGTTGCTATGTTATCCAGAGTTCAACATAAAAATCTAGTGAAG TTTATTGGAGCTTGCAAGGAACCTATCATGGTGATTGTAACCGAGCTTCTACTAGGTGGTACGTTGCGTAAATACCTTCTAAATATGCGGCCAAAGTGTTTGGACATGCGTGTTGTGATTGGATTTGCACTCGATATTGCTCGTGCAATGGAATGCTTACACTCTCATGGGGTCATTCATCGGGACCTTAAACCGG AGAACTTGATCTTGACCGAGGACCATAAAACGGTTAAACTAGCAGATTTCGGTTTAGCCAGAGAAGAGTCATTAACAGAAATGATGACTGCTGAAACCGGGACGTACCGATGGATGGCTCCTGAG CTTTATAGCACAGTTACGTTAAGGCACGGAGAGAAAAAGCATTACAACCATAAGGTGGATGCCTACAGCTTTGCTATCGTGTTGTGGGAACTTATTCATAACAAGTTGCCATTCGAAGGCATGTCAAATTTACAAGCAGCATATGCAGCTGCTTTTAAG AATGTTAGGCCTAGTGCTGATGACCTTCCTGAAGATTTGGCATTGATCGTGACTTCATGTTGGCAAGAAGATCCAAATGCTCGGCCGAATTTCTGCCAAATCATACAGATGCTATTACGCTATCTCTCGATCATCTCGCCAGTGGAGCAAGTTATGCCTCCTAAGAGAACAACATCCGAGAATGCTGTATTGCCACCGGAGTCACCTGGTACAAGTTCATTGATGGGTGCAAGAGATGGTGTAGGGGAAACCCCGAAAGCCACCGAAGAAAACAGGGCAAGAGGTTTCTTCTGCTTTAACTGGTGTTGTTGA